Part of the Terriglobia bacterium genome, GCTGTTCGTCGTGCTGTGCGTCATGACGCTCGTGGCCGAAACTGCCGATCACTGGCTCAGCGCGATCGGCGCGCGGCGCTATGGCGCTTCCACTTCTTCGATCTGGTTGTCGTTCGTTGGCGGGATTGCGGGAGCGCTGATGATCGGCGGTCCGCTGGCGGTTGTGCTCGGGCCTCTCGGTCCGATTGCCGGTGGATTCGCAGGCGCCTTCGCCATCGTTGTCGTGCATGAGCTCTATCTCCGGAAGAACTGGGCGGAGGCTCTACGCGCGGGCTGGGGTACGCTGGCCGGGCGGATGGCCGGGATGATTTTGAAAGTCGTCATCTCGGCCGCGATGATTATTTCAGTTGCCGTCGCGATGTTGTTCTAAGCTGATAATTGGAGGTTTTCTTATGGGACTCTCGGAAAAGACATGCGTACCATGCCGTGGTGGTGTTCCTCCCCTCACCGCCGAACAGATCCGTCCGCTGGCTGCTGAAGTGAAGGACTGGAACGTGGTGAACAATCACCACGTCGAACGAGAGTTCAAGTTTCCGGATTTCAAAACCGCTTTGGACTTCACGAACAAAGTGGGAGCGATTGCCGAGGAGCAGGCCCATCATCCGGACATCGTTCTCACCTGGGGGAAGGTCGGCGTGAAGATCTGGACGCACAAGATCGATGGCCTCACCGAAAGCGATTTCATCCTCGCCGCGAAAATCGATAAAGCGGCTTAGCCGGCGCCGACGGGGCGGTTAGTAAATTCCATCAAACTCCCCGCCTGAGTCAGGCGGGGAGTTTGGTATCTGCTGCATATTCAGCCCATGGTTCGCTTCAGGCAGGCACTTGT contains:
- a CDS encoding DUF456 domain-containing protein — protein: MSWISVSEHVLLFAGMIFGLLSIPFGLPGTIIILSAILIYALVTHFNAGIGIPLFVVLCVMTLVAETADHWLSAIGARRYGASTSSIWLSFVGGIAGALMIGGPLAVVLGPLGPIAGGFAGAFAIVVVHELYLRKNWAEALRAGWGTLAGRMAGMILKVVISAAMIISVAVAMLF
- a CDS encoding 4a-hydroxytetrahydrobiopterin dehydratase translates to MGLSEKTCVPCRGGVPPLTAEQIRPLAAEVKDWNVVNNHHVEREFKFPDFKTALDFTNKVGAIAEEQAHHPDIVLTWGKVGVKIWTHKIDGLTESDFILAAKIDKAA